One window of the Cytophagales bacterium genome contains the following:
- the phhA gene encoding phenylalanine 4-monooxygenase codes for MEQIFIQQEYEKYSEEDLVVWSILFERQMKNLPDKATTEFLKGMEKVEFKKEKIPNFDEVNKKLRQLTGWELQAVPGIVPDKIFFELLYTKKFPATTWLRKMSQLDYLEEPDMFHDVFAHVPLLSNQPFCDFLQGLSIIALKHIDNDWAIELVSRIYWFTVEFGLINEEGKGGKILNPLRIYGAGILSSNGETDFCLSDEPPKYVFDVTQILNSPYIKEKFQEKYFVIDSYENLFHSLDQFERALEKMLVLSKES; via the coding sequence ATGGAACAAATATTCATCCAACAAGAATATGAAAAATATTCAGAAGAGGATTTAGTAGTCTGGTCTATCTTGTTTGAAAGGCAAATGAAAAACCTGCCTGACAAAGCCACGACTGAATTTTTAAAAGGCATGGAAAAAGTGGAATTCAAGAAGGAAAAAATCCCCAATTTTGATGAAGTTAATAAAAAATTAAGACAATTAACAGGCTGGGAATTACAAGCCGTTCCGGGAATTGTTCCTGATAAGATATTTTTTGAATTATTGTATACAAAGAAATTCCCGGCTACTACCTGGCTGCGCAAAATGAGCCAGCTTGATTACCTTGAGGAACCGGATATGTTTCACGATGTATTTGCACATGTACCTTTATTAAGCAACCAGCCTTTCTGTGATTTCTTGCAAGGGTTGAGTATTATAGCGCTGAAGCATATTGACAATGATTGGGCAATAGAATTGGTATCCCGTATCTACTGGTTTACGGTTGAGTTTGGGTTAATTAATGAAGAAGGGAAAGGGGGCAAAATTTTGAACCCTTTGAGAATTTATGGCGCCGGGATCTTGTCTTCGAATGGGGAAACTGACTTTTGCTTAAGTGATGAGCCTCCTAAGTACGTTTTTGATGTAACTCAAATACTGAATTCTCCTTATATAAAGGAAAAATTCCAGGAGAAATACTTTGTCATTGATTCTTATGAGAACCTGTTTCATTCGTTAGACCAATTCGAAAGAGCGTTAGAAAAGATGCTGGTCCTTTCTAAGGAATCTTAA